A single window of Salvia splendens isolate huo1 chromosome 8, SspV2, whole genome shotgun sequence DNA harbors:
- the LOC121743376 gene encoding probable receptor-like protein kinase At2g42960, with protein sequence MASGSLNAELSKKYGALKLWVLIGICVGAFIVLILGILSIWIMFQRRSRKTLDKYSSICQIPNISKDIRVDRVEEESMRDHPESLYLTINDNHSDKKTEKMLVHLGRSKSGDTDNISQSSSVYHHESGSHQSGEEGSSGNGRKQSSMSYGIAMPSPLIGLPEISQLGWGHWFTLRDLQIATNRFSAENIIGEGGYGVVYRGRLVNGSEVAVKKLLNNLGQAEKEFRVEVEAIGHVRHKNLVRLLGYCIEGVQRMLVYEYVNNGNLEQWLHGAMRQHGSLTWEARMKVLLGTAKALAYLHEAIEPKVVHRDIKSSNILITDDFNAKVSDFGLAKMLESGESHITTRVMGTFGYVAPEYANTGLLNEKSDIYSFGVLLLEAVTGRDPVDYARPANEVNLVEWLKMMVGHRRAEEVVDPSLEVRPTIRALKRALLVALRCVDPEWEKRPKMSQVVRMLEADDFPYREDRRNRKTRTVSMEIESLKEGSGSTELESRAEPSESHTSKAMD encoded by the exons ATGGCTTCTGGAAGCTTAAATGCTGAGTTGTCGAAGAAGTATGGGGCTCTGAAGCTTTGGGTTCTCATAGGCATATGTGTGGGTGCATTTATAGTTCTGATTTTGGGGATCTTATCAATATGGATCATGTTCCAACGGAGATCTCGAAAAACCTTAGACAAGTACTCCTCTATATGCCAGATTCCTAACATCTCAAAAGATATCAGGGTAGATAGAGTTGAGGAAGAAAGCATGCGCGATCATCCAGAATCATTATACTTGACTATTAACGATAACCATAGTGATAAGAAAACGGAGAAGATGTTAGTTCATTTGGGTAGGAGTAAATCAGGTGATACTGATAACATCAGCCAGAGCAGTTCAGTTTACCATCACGAGAGTGGTAGCCATCAGTCTGGAGAGGAGGGGAGTTCTGGTAATGGGCGTAAACAATCTTCAATGTCGTATGGAATTGCCATGCCGTCTCCTTTAATTGGTTTGCCAGAAATATCTCAGCTTGGGTGGGGCCACTGGTTCACACTCAGAGATCTTCAAATTGCAACAAATCGTTTTTCAGCAGAAAATATCATCGGGGAAGGTGGTTATGGGGTTGTTTATCGGGGCAGATTGGTCAATGGCTCGGAGGTGGCAGTTAAGAAGCTTCTTAATAATCT AGGTCAGGCGGAGAAAGAGTTTAGGGTCGAAGTAGAGGCCATTGGTCATGTTCGACATAAAAACCTAGTCAGGCTTCTTGGCTACTGCATAGAAGGAGTTCAGAG GATGTTGGTATATGAGTATGTAAATAACGGAAATCTCGAACAGTGGCTTCATGGGGCAATGAGGCAGCATGGCTCCCTAACGTGGGAAGCCCGAATGAAGGTTCTGCTTGGCACCGCAAAGGC ACTAGCTTATTTGCACGAAGCGATAGAACCAAAAGTTGTACATCGTGACATAAAATCAAGTAATATCTTGATCACTGACGACTTCAACGCTAAAGTTTCCGACTTTGGTCTGGCTAAGATGCTGGAATCTGGAGAAAGCCATATCACAACGAGGGTGATGGGGACTTTCGG TTATGTGGCTCCAGAATATGCAAACACCGGCTTGCTGAATGAAAAAAGCGACATATACAGTTTTGGCGTTCTACTTCTTGAAGCCGTCACTGGAAGAGATCCAGTGGATTATGCACGTCCAGCCAACGAG GTTAATCTTGTCGAGTGGCTTAAGATGATGGTAGGGCACAGGAGAGCAGAGGAAGTTGTGGACCCCAGCCTTGAAGTCAGGCCTACTATCCGTGCTTTGAAACGTGCACTTCTCGTAGCGCTAAGATGTGTAGACCCCGAGTGGGAGAAACGGCCCAAAATGAGTCAGGTTGTCCGTATGCTGGAAGCTGATGATTTTCCTTATCGTGAG GATCGTCGGAATAGGAAAACTAGGACGGTGAGTATGGAGATCGAGTCGTTGAAGGAGGGTAGTGGCTCGACCGAGCTGGAAAGCAGAGCGGAGCCCTCAGAAAGCCACACTTCCAAGGCAATGGATTGA
- the LOC121743585 gene encoding WRKY transcription factor 28-like: protein MSNDQNKIINSNPFFEFHHDHESEGFAFPIVTDHYNPFMYNLPQHHHQNPTEFQFQGYNTLDAPPSPCNTTRNSNDPAVEAAAGSGGAGGGGGGDSFPLTPNSSASISSQEAGVEEDSSKSKKEVERRACEEGDAKSKNVKAKEKEGKKQRQARFAFMTKSEVENLEDGYRWRKYGQKAVKNSPFPRSYYRCTSQKCIVKKRIERSYQDPTVVITTYEGQHNHHSPAVIRGSVAAAMLAPSLFSPQPTPAFPTFPQDMFFPSTNERGQTSPAAFYTQLTDSGRHHPPPDIPDQYSFLMPGAAMTSSFFHKPEP, encoded by the exons ATGTCTAATGATCAAAACAAGATCATCAATTCCAATCCATTCTTCGAATTCCACCATGATCATGAATCAGAAGGGTTTGCATTTCCCATAGTCACAGATCACTACAACCCTTTTATGTACAACCTCCCACAGCACCACCACCAAAACCCTACTGAATTTCAGTTCCAAGGGTACAACACCCTTGATGCACCACCATCTCCTTGTAATACCACGAGAAATTCGAACGATCCTGCCGTCGAGGCAGCTGCAGGTAGCGGAGgcgctggtggtggtggtggtggtgatagTTTTCCATTGACGCCTAATTCGTCGGCGTCGATTTCTTCACAGGAGGCTGGAGTGGAGGAGGATTCTTCCAAGAGTAAAAAGGAGGTTGAGAGAAGAGCTTGTGAAGAAGGAGATGCTAAATCTAAGAAtgt CAAGgcaaaagaaaaggaagggAAAAAGCAAAGACAAGCTCGATTTGCCTTCATGACTAAAAGTGAGGTAGAAAATCTTGAAGATGGATATAGATGGAGAAAATATGGCCAGAAAGCAGTCAAAAATAGCCCTTTCCCAAG GAGTTATTATAGATGCACTAGCCAGAAGTGCATCGTGAAGAAGCGCATAGAGAGATCGTACCAAGACCCTACAGTGGTGATCACCACGTACGAGGGGCAGCACAACCACCACAGCCCCGCAGTGATACGTGGAAGCGTAGCCGCCGCCATGTTGGCGCCGTCTTTATTCTCCCCACAGCCTACACCAGCATTTCCCACATTCCCTCAAGACATGTTCTTCCCTTCAACTAATGAGAGAGGCCAAACAAGTCCTGCCGCCTTCTACACACAACTGACTGATTCCGGCCGCCACCATCCGCCGCCTGATATTCCTGATCAATATAGCTTCTTAATGCCCGGCGCCGCCATGACTTCTTCTTTCTTCCACAAACCGGAGCCATGA